The DNA sequence ttgttcaaccaagccaaaaacattcaagaaaagcctaaaaacactaaaacacattcaccccctctgtgttttattcatttcctaacagtTGAAACCCTTAAGAGTACTTGGTTGAGAAAGATAATAATCAAGAACATAATACAGATTCAGATCTTGTAACAATCATCGTCTTATGGATTCAGAAACGCATCCGCTTTCGGTTTAATCTCGATAATTAGATCTGATGTTATGATCTATATTAACGAGACAAGAAGCCGAGAATTCTTGTAGTGACAAGAAAAAGATGCAGAGATACTGAAGCAACTCAGGGAGCCATATTTTAAGGAACTTCTTATGAACTTGTTTATCAAATAGGTCCATATTAACGAGACAAATAAGAATTATCTTAAATATAAGCAATAAAATTTAGTTTTTTGAATCATGTATAAGGCTTTTAGGGAAAGATAGATATTGATTTCGTGTGGGTCGAACAAGTAGTTTCATGGTGTCAAAGGCTAAGAAAATCGATCATGGGATCACGGATCGCAGTTGTGTTGCACTGGAACTCTCAATGTGAACTGTGTTTTAAGATCTTACTTGGAGACTTGTGTCAAAATATTCCTGGGACTGTGGTATCATGCCGCGTATCTGTAGGTGAAAATGGACACGATGAGGGTCACCAGATTAGTGCTAGTTGAATTTGGAGATCATAGAGTGTGGCAAGTGGCAACCCAATTCTCATTTCGAGGAGACAAAGAATACATCTTACATGATTAGAAAACTCTCCACCTAGGCTGCTAGGCAATATGTGCCACTCCATTTCACTCATCGGTATCTGACCTTTAAAACAAGTCGAGTGGAGTTCATGTATGTAATTTTGACGATATCTAGTCCATGGAGGTCCAACCAACCAAATAGAAATGGAAGACAAATTCACATGTCATATATGAATCACAGACTGAATGAACTGAATTGCGTGATTGAGAGAGTAAGTTCTAGATTCCTAACAGAACAAAAGATGAGAAAAACTCTAAAAGGAATACAACTTAAATAGAAAGACCAAATTCGTTGTAAACAGAAAGACCAAATTTGCAGAACACAACAGATCGGATATATAACTCAGCCTGCAttaaaattttcaattaagaacaagATTATAACAAAGATGCATGATGATAATTTAGCTCTCACCAGAGCTCTAAACCCCTCGAACATCTTAAAAGGCTAGGCTTAACTCTACACAAACGATATAAAAAAAGTTGAGACAGTCAACCTGATTGCAAATTTGGTTGAAAGGGCTCTTATATATCGCATATGGTAGAAAATGGCTCAGACTCGCTCCTCATGTCTTTTACCACATAGAAACAAGTATAATTTAACCATAGATTAACACTACATCAAAGTATGACAACAGAGTTAACTGAGCTATGGTATAATTAATCAAGCATTTACAAAGTTGTAATAGTTAGCTAATTACGCGCTGAGGAGACTTTAACAATAGAAATTAGAAAAACTGTGACCTGCATATTTTACACTCATGATCCTTCAAATTTCATCATCATTGTCCAGGAATTTAAAGAAAAAACCTATAAAAGAGAGAGATTTTGACAATAATCGACtaatcataaataaataaataatattgcAGTGAAATTTATTCAGACCACCAGAAAAAGACATTAAAACTATTCAATATCCAAATAGAGAAAACTTAAACCAGCAGTTAATTTTCATTCCTCCTGCTGCCAACACGAGCCTGGAAACCAGCCTTGACTACAGCAACTGATCGATTAGAACCACAATCCTCACATCGAACAAACAAAACACGATTCTCCTTGACCAGATTTGTATTCGAACCCTTGCAACCAGTACAGACAACATATTCAGTAACATATTTCCTCAAAACCACTTCAAAGTTTTTCGGAGTGTATTTTCCTTGAGCAACCAATCTCTGATTCCCATCAATAGAACCACTTTTAGCACCCAATTCATTAAGCAAGAAGGCCATAACATGATCAGGCTGCCTATGCATAGTACTGCAGTAATCCGTAAAATTAACAAGAACAGATTTTTTCGGCCCAACCACAACTTGTGCAACCTTCATAACAAATTTGTGCTTCTCTCCACCATGATTATGGATTCGTGCCAAAAGCTCTTCATAAGTATAATCAGCTTCTTCTGTTTCTTGTCCAAATTTAGCATCCAAACCACCTGCTGCCGTTTCTTTTTCGACATCGCATGACAGGTCCATAGGAGAATCTTGGATCACAacattctttttcttctttttcttcatctTAGAGGGATCGAATGAGGCATATACTGCACCATCTTCCGCAGGTCTAACTCTCTCAGCCATCGTGACTAAAACTCAATTTGCTGTGATAAAAAACAATACTTGAAAATCTGGTGCAGCAGCGGCCAAGAATTGTCCGGGACAAATAATGAAATATATTCATAAAAGGATGGAAAACGATGCTATATATAAGGAATATGCACCAACTTAAAAACCCTAAtcaattctgataagaaaaaatATACAAGGAACACCATGCTGAATAGGAGTACGCATTAAATTATAACTTGATCCCTACGCATTGACAACAAAAGAAAAAAAACTCCCgtaaattatttttctaaatatcTATAAGTTACATAATTGTTTTAATAAAAacatttgaaaatattttttagaCCACATTAACAAAAAAATTCAATACCCTGGCCATATATAATCATATTCATACAAAATTAATGTATTACCTTAATAGGGTATATTTAAATGATTCCCTATTTCCCTTCTAAATTACCTTTTTTTAACTATTACttgatatatttttaaattatactTCCGGTTGTAATCTATTTTTAATTTCCAAACActtgtagttttttttatttttaacttataaattgtgatcttgtattatattatttctttaattattccGTAAATTAACATTAAAATTTAATtcatttataatttaaaattttcgaatTTTCGACACCTATAACAATTTA is a window from the Apium graveolens cultivar Ventura chromosome 1, ASM990537v1, whole genome shotgun sequence genome containing:
- the LOC141721885 gene encoding eukaryotic translation initiation factor 2 subunit beta-like; this translates as MAERVRPAEDGAVYASFDPSKMKKKKKKNVVIQDSPMDLSCDVEKETAAGGLDAKFGQETEEADYTYEELLARIHNHGGEKHKFVMKVAQVVVGPKKSVLVNFTDYCSTMHRQPDHVMAFLLNELGAKSGSIDGNQRLVAQGKYTPKNFEVVLRKYVTEYVVCTGCKGSNTNLVKENRVLFVRCEDCGSNRSVAVVKAGFQARVGSRRNEN